A DNA window from Hoplias malabaricus isolate fHopMal1 chromosome 5, fHopMal1.hap1, whole genome shotgun sequence contains the following coding sequences:
- the LOC136696380 gene encoding uncharacterized protein — protein sequence MGCRLSGPWLGDGMGVNTHDLSHIRNREALRILASYEQPITLQIEGRRGRSLQFHRTSDCSTQTERPWDPLHTLTITHAPYSDRPYYSHMTLPGNHGNGGRYDYLPNTPRDLQDRHNAPCHDYKLSNRGPQGQSCLIGCCNTNLEEPSSFQSQTEDEDYMLEKSMGYLPLHHELDSGLGWTDGSFHQGELSGVETEEGLEECHAHRGGGEGGSPSSESFISSELSDSGFYSVSTGEFLRFQRLLEKRMRLYNTRMHHQGDLRENQKGHRELEAIPEALMVQPNVCVPGGMGGHPRGLFRVSSVQFRKAERPSLNRHSSSSGALFTPHPAISACSTPSSQKRLPPHHSASTGMLRRSRTLHHRPPQVEHRRRASHPASPNYCMTLHSYSHRIQTELPEKSELLLPHLANLTAHHANQATQHANHTPHPMEYATHHSSQATHHANHQSHPPEYAAHHANHQTHPAEYATQATHHANQTTHHANHQTISADYATFHANNGTHAKYTAHHPNLTLPAHATLPANHAHLAQRPRPKHAISQPSLTSSFEDSHCDLPLLSHEPHHHDNGCRSPGAIWEGRNFASEFPAGREREGRFHTLSHTPSQEVNDTWPKPASRQSLGGLYSTLEGHTTTMSPTSSRKPGSGPATNPRAVRNQMLRDRALRLADERSGMSTDEESHCEIRTGRYWSRTERREHVLQKRAQRGGCGVSTATAGGTNTVLELSQRKLSRLRNQKLLDDWTTVEELLTHGTRLGARDDSLQIPSSLLTVTTV from the exons GTGAATACTCATGATCTGAGCCACATACGGAATAGAGAAGCTCTAAGAATTTTGGCGAGTTACGAGCAGCCAATCACGTTACAGATTGAAGGCCGAAGGGGGCGGAGCCTACAGTTCCACAGGACATCAGACTGCAGCACCCAAACAGAACGACCATGGGACCCTCTACATACACTCACCATCACACATGCACCTTATTCAGACAG GCCATACTACAGTCACATGACCCTTCCTGGTAATCATGGGAACGGAGGGAGATATGATTACTTACCCAATACTCCACGGGACCTGCAGGACAGGCACAATGCTCCCTGCCAT GACTACAAGCTATCGAACCGAGGGCCACAGGGACAGAGCTGTCTCATCGGCTGCTGCAACACCAACCTGGAAGAACCCAGCAGCTTCCAGAGCCAG ACAGAAGATGAAGACTACATGCTGGAGAAGTCGATGGGCTACCTGCCTCTCCACCACGAGCTGGACAGTGGCCTAGGCTGGACGGATGGCAGCTTCCACCAAGGAGAGCTGTCCGGTGTAGAGACAGAGGAGGGGCTTGAAGAGTGTCACGCCCAccgaggaggaggagagggaggatcACCTTCGTCAGAGTCGTTCATTTCTTCTGAGCTGAGCGACTCTGGGTTCTACAGCGTGAGCACCGGCGAGTTCCTGCGGTTCCAGAGGCtgctggagaagagaatgcgcCTGTATAACACCCGGATGCACCACCAGGGGGACCTCAGGGAGAATCAGAAGGGTCACCGGGAACTGGAGGCTATACCCGAGGCATTAATGGTGCAGCCAAACGTGTGTGTGCCTGGCGGGATGGGGGGGCATCCCAGAGGTCTGTTTCGGGTCTCTTCAGTCCAGTTTCGAAAGGCTGAGCGTCCGAGTCTTAACCGACACAGCTCAAGCAGCGGTGCCCTGTTCACTCCACACCCCGCCATCTCTGCCTGCAGTACACCCTCCAGCCAGAAGAGGCTCCCCCCGCATCACAGTGCCTCCACAGGCATGCTTCGTAGGAGCAGAACACTGCACCATCGCCCACCGCAGGTGGAGCATCGCAGAAGAGCTAGTCACCCAGCCTCACCCAACTACTGCATGACCCTCCACAGTTACAGCCACAGGATCCAGACGGAGCTGCCAGAGAAGTCAGAGCTGCTTCTGCCGCATCTTGCTAATCTCACAGCGCACCATGCTAATCAAGCTACACAACATGCTAATCACACACCACACCCAATGGAATATGCCACACACCATTCCAGCCAAGCCACACATCACGCTAACCACCAATCACACCCTCCAGAATATGCTGCACACCATGCTAACCACCAAACACATCCTGCAGAATACGCTACACAAGCTACACACCATGCTAATCAAACTACGCATCATGCTAATCACCAGACAATCTCTGCAGACTATGCTACATTCCATGCTAACAATGGCACACATGCTAAATACACTGCCCACCATCCAAACCTCACTCTTCCGGCCCATGCCACTCTCCCTGCTAACCACGCTCACCTTGCCCAGAGGCCACGCCCCAAACATGCCATCAGCCAACCCAGTCTCACCAGCTCTTTTGAAGACTCGCACTGTgacctgcccctcctgtcccacGAGCCCCATCACCACGACAATGGCTGCAGATCTCCTGGTGCCATTTGGGAGGGCCGGAATTTTGCGAGCGAGTTCCCTGctggcagagaaagagagggtcgCTTCCACACGCTCAGCCACACCCCGTCGCAGGAGGTCAACGACACCTGGCCCAAACCAGCCTCACGACAGAGCTTAGGTGGGCTTTACAGCACACTGGAGGGCCACACAACCACTATGTCACCCACATCGTCACGAAAACCTGGCAGTGGGCCAGCCACAAACCCCCGGGCAGTCCGCAACCAGATGCTGCGTGATCGGGCTCTGAGATTGGCAGATGAGCGCAGCGGCATGAGCACAGACGAGGAGAGCCACTGCGAGATCCGGACCGGACGCTACTGGAGCAGAACCGAGCGCCGGGAACACGTGCTGCAGAAACGAGCACAGAGAGGAGGCTGCGGTGTGTCCACTGCCACTGCAGGTGGCACCAACACCGTGCTGGAACTCAGCCAGAGGAAACTGAGCCGCCTCCGAAACCAGAAGCTGCTGGACGACTGGACCACAGTAGAGGAGCTGCTGACCCATGGAACGCGGCTTGGGGCCAGAGATGACTCGCTCCAGATCCCCAGCTCACTGCTCACTGTCACCACTGTATAG